One window from the genome of Elaeis guineensis isolate ETL-2024a chromosome 5, EG11, whole genome shotgun sequence encodes:
- the LOC105044842 gene encoding uncharacterized protein isoform X5: protein MCDCYSLAPFLYEFGTLAPRIRGSGLSGRIKGRILAHRWNSRDSDRETNRKGDNKHKKYDSFDEFVDRRSSSKDGSNPTAGSGDEQESSNIGDSVPSSFDFLELKRELEKEEKESGMEDPKEDELIRSQGPGSDTLNHEEVEGLVGQTGVQGGKKLMRRSNLLAKQVISIQSACSLGFVSQLWVDTRSWAVVLVEVRPNLLSGEIEKFLLEDIRQIGDVVLVKDESVMENELKMIGLDTLVGYNVVTSDGRSVGKVRGYTFNINSGAMESLELDPFGFSIIPSSLVSTYCLFVEDVLEVVSDTVVVHEHATSRVQRLTKGIWDTRSMDRSRDQMGGYSDCGRRKAWSFDSQTNNKNFTSQKFPRKMRDVEDEWDLPMDY from the exons ATGTGCGATTGCTATTCTCTAGCTCCTTTCCTGTACGAATTCGGAACCCTAGCTCCAAGAATCCGTGGAAGCGGGCTGTCGGGACGGATCAAAGGTCGAATCCTTGCACACCGGTGGAATTCACGCGACTCGGATCGAGAAACCAATCGAAAAG GTGATAACAAGCACAAGAAGTACGATTCCTTTGATGAATTCGTCGACAGACGTTCGAGCAGCAAAGATGGCTCGAATCCGACAGCTGGATCAGGGGATGAGCAAGAAAGTTCAAATATCGGTGATTCGGTTCCatcaagttttgattttcttgagttGAAGAGGGAGTTagagaaagaggaaaaagagagtgGCATGGAAGATCCCAAGGAGGATGAGTTGATTCGTTCTCAAGGTCCGGGAAGTGACACATTGAATCACGAGGAGGTGGAAGGTCTTGTTGGTCAGACGGGAGTGCAAGGTGGAAAGAAGCTGATGAGAAGATCGAATTTATTAGCGAAGCAGGTGATTAGCATTCAATCTGCTTGTAGTTTGGGATTCGTCTCGCAGCTTTGGGTGGACACGAGATCA TGGGCGGTAGTTTTGGTTGAAGTGAGGCCAAATTTGCTATCTGGAGAAATTGAAAAGTTTTTGCTTGAGGATATACGGCAG ATAGGGGATGTTGTGCTTGTAAAGGATGAGAGCGTGATGGAAAATGAACTTAAAATGATCGGCCTAGATACATTG GTAGGATATAATGTTGTTACATCAGATGGGCGCAGTGTGGGCAAG gTCCGTGGTTACACTTTTAATATAAATTCAGGAGCTATGGAGTCGCTTGAGCTTGACCCATTTGGCTTTTCTATCATCCCATCTAGTTTG GTGAGTACTTACTGTTTGTTTGTAGAGGACGTGCTTGAAGTAGTATCAGACACTGTTGTGGTGCATGAACATGCTACTTCTCGTGTACAAAGGTTAACAAAG GGCATTTGGGATACTCGAAGCATGGATAGATCCAGAGATCAGATGGGCGGGTATTCTGATTGTGGAAGAAGAAAAGCATGGTCATTTGACAGTCAAACCAATAACAAAAATTTTACCAGCCAGAAGTTCCCTCGGAAAATGAGAGATGTAGAGGATGAATGGGACCTTCCTATGGACTATTAA
- the LOC105044842 gene encoding uncharacterized protein isoform X3, whose protein sequence is MCDCYSLAPFLYEFGTLAPRIRGSGLSGRIKGRILAHRWNSRDSDRETNRKGRTLSQDILRNDLKPSSSSIGLSRKASGGFLGTSKNYGAARIRSNSEGISGNSGDNKHKKYDSFDEFVDRRSSSKDGSNPTAGSGDEQESSNIGDSVPSSFDFLELKRELEKEEKESGMEDPKEDELIRSQGPGSDTLNHEEVEGLVGQTGVQGGKKLMRRSNLLAKQVISIQSACSLGFVSQLWVDTRSWAVVLVEVRPNLLSGEIEKFLLEDIRQIGDVVLVKDESVMENELKMIGLDTLVGYNVVTSDGRSVGKVSTYCLFVEDVLEVVSDTVVVHEHATSRVQRLTKGIWDTRSMDRSRDQMGGYSDCGRRKAWSFDSQTNNKNFTSQKFPRKMRDVEDEWDLPMDY, encoded by the exons ATGTGCGATTGCTATTCTCTAGCTCCTTTCCTGTACGAATTCGGAACCCTAGCTCCAAGAATCCGTGGAAGCGGGCTGTCGGGACGGATCAAAGGTCGAATCCTTGCACACCGGTGGAATTCACGCGACTCGGATCGAGAAACCAATCGAAAAGGTAGAACCTTGTCTCAAGATATCTTGAGAAATGATTTAAAGCCAAGCAGCAGTAGTATAGGGCTTTCAAGAAAGGCTTCTGGTGGATTTCTTGGAACCTCTAAAAACTACGGTGCCGCACGAATTAGATCGAATTCTGAAGGTATTAGCGGTAATTCAGGTGATAACAAGCACAAGAAGTACGATTCCTTTGATGAATTCGTCGACAGACGTTCGAGCAGCAAAGATGGCTCGAATCCGACAGCTGGATCAGGGGATGAGCAAGAAAGTTCAAATATCGGTGATTCGGTTCCatcaagttttgattttcttgagttGAAGAGGGAGTTagagaaagaggaaaaagagagtgGCATGGAAGATCCCAAGGAGGATGAGTTGATTCGTTCTCAAGGTCCGGGAAGTGACACATTGAATCACGAGGAGGTGGAAGGTCTTGTTGGTCAGACGGGAGTGCAAGGTGGAAAGAAGCTGATGAGAAGATCGAATTTATTAGCGAAGCAGGTGATTAGCATTCAATCTGCTTGTAGTTTGGGATTCGTCTCGCAGCTTTGGGTGGACACGAGATCA TGGGCGGTAGTTTTGGTTGAAGTGAGGCCAAATTTGCTATCTGGAGAAATTGAAAAGTTTTTGCTTGAGGATATACGGCAG ATAGGGGATGTTGTGCTTGTAAAGGATGAGAGCGTGATGGAAAATGAACTTAAAATGATCGGCCTAGATACATTG GTAGGATATAATGTTGTTACATCAGATGGGCGCAGTGTGGGCAAG GTGAGTACTTACTGTTTGTTTGTAGAGGACGTGCTTGAAGTAGTATCAGACACTGTTGTGGTGCATGAACATGCTACTTCTCGTGTACAAAGGTTAACAAAG GGCATTTGGGATACTCGAAGCATGGATAGATCCAGAGATCAGATGGGCGGGTATTCTGATTGTGGAAGAAGAAAAGCATGGTCATTTGACAGTCAAACCAATAACAAAAATTTTACCAGCCAGAAGTTCCCTCGGAAAATGAGAGATGTAGAGGATGAATGGGACCTTCCTATGGACTATTAA
- the LOC105044842 gene encoding uncharacterized protein isoform X4, which translates to MCDCYSLAPFLYEFGTLAPRIRGSGLSGRIKGRILAHRWNSRDSDRETNRKGRTLSQDILRNDLKPSSSSIGLSRKASGGFLGTSKNYGAARIRSNSEGISGNSGDNKHKKYDSFDEFVDRRSSSKDGSNPTAGSGDEQESSNIGDSVPSSFDFLELKRELEKEEKESGMEDPKEDELIRSQGPGSDTLNHEEVEGLVGQTGVQGGKKLMRRSNLLAKQVISIQSACSLGFVSQLWVDTRSWAVVLVEVRPNLLSGEIEKFLLEDIRQIGDVVLVKDESVMENELKMIGLDTLVSTYCLFVEDVLEVVSDTVVVHEHATSRVQRLTKGIWDTRSMDRSRDQMGGYSDCGRRKAWSFDSQTNNKNFTSQKFPRKMRDVEDEWDLPMDY; encoded by the exons ATGTGCGATTGCTATTCTCTAGCTCCTTTCCTGTACGAATTCGGAACCCTAGCTCCAAGAATCCGTGGAAGCGGGCTGTCGGGACGGATCAAAGGTCGAATCCTTGCACACCGGTGGAATTCACGCGACTCGGATCGAGAAACCAATCGAAAAGGTAGAACCTTGTCTCAAGATATCTTGAGAAATGATTTAAAGCCAAGCAGCAGTAGTATAGGGCTTTCAAGAAAGGCTTCTGGTGGATTTCTTGGAACCTCTAAAAACTACGGTGCCGCACGAATTAGATCGAATTCTGAAGGTATTAGCGGTAATTCAGGTGATAACAAGCACAAGAAGTACGATTCCTTTGATGAATTCGTCGACAGACGTTCGAGCAGCAAAGATGGCTCGAATCCGACAGCTGGATCAGGGGATGAGCAAGAAAGTTCAAATATCGGTGATTCGGTTCCatcaagttttgattttcttgagttGAAGAGGGAGTTagagaaagaggaaaaagagagtgGCATGGAAGATCCCAAGGAGGATGAGTTGATTCGTTCTCAAGGTCCGGGAAGTGACACATTGAATCACGAGGAGGTGGAAGGTCTTGTTGGTCAGACGGGAGTGCAAGGTGGAAAGAAGCTGATGAGAAGATCGAATTTATTAGCGAAGCAGGTGATTAGCATTCAATCTGCTTGTAGTTTGGGATTCGTCTCGCAGCTTTGGGTGGACACGAGATCA TGGGCGGTAGTTTTGGTTGAAGTGAGGCCAAATTTGCTATCTGGAGAAATTGAAAAGTTTTTGCTTGAGGATATACGGCAG ATAGGGGATGTTGTGCTTGTAAAGGATGAGAGCGTGATGGAAAATGAACTTAAAATGATCGGCCTAGATACATTG GTGAGTACTTACTGTTTGTTTGTAGAGGACGTGCTTGAAGTAGTATCAGACACTGTTGTGGTGCATGAACATGCTACTTCTCGTGTACAAAGGTTAACAAAG GGCATTTGGGATACTCGAAGCATGGATAGATCCAGAGATCAGATGGGCGGGTATTCTGATTGTGGAAGAAGAAAAGCATGGTCATTTGACAGTCAAACCAATAACAAAAATTTTACCAGCCAGAAGTTCCCTCGGAAAATGAGAGATGTAGAGGATGAATGGGACCTTCCTATGGACTATTAA
- the LOC105044842 gene encoding uncharacterized protein isoform X2: MCDCYSLAPFLYEFGTLAPRIRGSGLSGRIKGRILAHRWNSRDSDRETNRKGRTLSQDILRNDLKPSSSSIGLSRKASGGFLGTSKNYGAARIRSNSEGISGNSGDNKHKKYDSFDEFVDRRSSSKDGSNPTAGSGDEQESSNIGDSVPSSFDFLELKRELEKEEKESGMEDPKEDELIRSQGPGSDTLNHEEVEGLVGQTGVQGGKKLMRRSNLLAKQVISIQSACSLGFVSQLWVDTRSWAVVLVEVRPNLLSGEIEKFLLEDIRQIGDVVLVKDESVMENELKMIGLDTLVRGYTFNINSGAMESLELDPFGFSIIPSSLVSTYCLFVEDVLEVVSDTVVVHEHATSRVQRLTKGIWDTRSMDRSRDQMGGYSDCGRRKAWSFDSQTNNKNFTSQKFPRKMRDVEDEWDLPMDY; the protein is encoded by the exons ATGTGCGATTGCTATTCTCTAGCTCCTTTCCTGTACGAATTCGGAACCCTAGCTCCAAGAATCCGTGGAAGCGGGCTGTCGGGACGGATCAAAGGTCGAATCCTTGCACACCGGTGGAATTCACGCGACTCGGATCGAGAAACCAATCGAAAAGGTAGAACCTTGTCTCAAGATATCTTGAGAAATGATTTAAAGCCAAGCAGCAGTAGTATAGGGCTTTCAAGAAAGGCTTCTGGTGGATTTCTTGGAACCTCTAAAAACTACGGTGCCGCACGAATTAGATCGAATTCTGAAGGTATTAGCGGTAATTCAGGTGATAACAAGCACAAGAAGTACGATTCCTTTGATGAATTCGTCGACAGACGTTCGAGCAGCAAAGATGGCTCGAATCCGACAGCTGGATCAGGGGATGAGCAAGAAAGTTCAAATATCGGTGATTCGGTTCCatcaagttttgattttcttgagttGAAGAGGGAGTTagagaaagaggaaaaagagagtgGCATGGAAGATCCCAAGGAGGATGAGTTGATTCGTTCTCAAGGTCCGGGAAGTGACACATTGAATCACGAGGAGGTGGAAGGTCTTGTTGGTCAGACGGGAGTGCAAGGTGGAAAGAAGCTGATGAGAAGATCGAATTTATTAGCGAAGCAGGTGATTAGCATTCAATCTGCTTGTAGTTTGGGATTCGTCTCGCAGCTTTGGGTGGACACGAGATCA TGGGCGGTAGTTTTGGTTGAAGTGAGGCCAAATTTGCTATCTGGAGAAATTGAAAAGTTTTTGCTTGAGGATATACGGCAG ATAGGGGATGTTGTGCTTGTAAAGGATGAGAGCGTGATGGAAAATGAACTTAAAATGATCGGCCTAGATACATTG gTCCGTGGTTACACTTTTAATATAAATTCAGGAGCTATGGAGTCGCTTGAGCTTGACCCATTTGGCTTTTCTATCATCCCATCTAGTTTG GTGAGTACTTACTGTTTGTTTGTAGAGGACGTGCTTGAAGTAGTATCAGACACTGTTGTGGTGCATGAACATGCTACTTCTCGTGTACAAAGGTTAACAAAG GGCATTTGGGATACTCGAAGCATGGATAGATCCAGAGATCAGATGGGCGGGTATTCTGATTGTGGAAGAAGAAAAGCATGGTCATTTGACAGTCAAACCAATAACAAAAATTTTACCAGCCAGAAGTTCCCTCGGAAAATGAGAGATGTAGAGGATGAATGGGACCTTCCTATGGACTATTAA
- the LOC105044842 gene encoding uncharacterized protein isoform X1 — MCDCYSLAPFLYEFGTLAPRIRGSGLSGRIKGRILAHRWNSRDSDRETNRKGRTLSQDILRNDLKPSSSSIGLSRKASGGFLGTSKNYGAARIRSNSEGISGNSGDNKHKKYDSFDEFVDRRSSSKDGSNPTAGSGDEQESSNIGDSVPSSFDFLELKRELEKEEKESGMEDPKEDELIRSQGPGSDTLNHEEVEGLVGQTGVQGGKKLMRRSNLLAKQVISIQSACSLGFVSQLWVDTRSWAVVLVEVRPNLLSGEIEKFLLEDIRQIGDVVLVKDESVMENELKMIGLDTLVGYNVVTSDGRSVGKVRGYTFNINSGAMESLELDPFGFSIIPSSLVSTYCLFVEDVLEVVSDTVVVHEHATSRVQRLTKGIWDTRSMDRSRDQMGGYSDCGRRKAWSFDSQTNNKNFTSQKFPRKMRDVEDEWDLPMDY, encoded by the exons ATGTGCGATTGCTATTCTCTAGCTCCTTTCCTGTACGAATTCGGAACCCTAGCTCCAAGAATCCGTGGAAGCGGGCTGTCGGGACGGATCAAAGGTCGAATCCTTGCACACCGGTGGAATTCACGCGACTCGGATCGAGAAACCAATCGAAAAGGTAGAACCTTGTCTCAAGATATCTTGAGAAATGATTTAAAGCCAAGCAGCAGTAGTATAGGGCTTTCAAGAAAGGCTTCTGGTGGATTTCTTGGAACCTCTAAAAACTACGGTGCCGCACGAATTAGATCGAATTCTGAAGGTATTAGCGGTAATTCAGGTGATAACAAGCACAAGAAGTACGATTCCTTTGATGAATTCGTCGACAGACGTTCGAGCAGCAAAGATGGCTCGAATCCGACAGCTGGATCAGGGGATGAGCAAGAAAGTTCAAATATCGGTGATTCGGTTCCatcaagttttgattttcttgagttGAAGAGGGAGTTagagaaagaggaaaaagagagtgGCATGGAAGATCCCAAGGAGGATGAGTTGATTCGTTCTCAAGGTCCGGGAAGTGACACATTGAATCACGAGGAGGTGGAAGGTCTTGTTGGTCAGACGGGAGTGCAAGGTGGAAAGAAGCTGATGAGAAGATCGAATTTATTAGCGAAGCAGGTGATTAGCATTCAATCTGCTTGTAGTTTGGGATTCGTCTCGCAGCTTTGGGTGGACACGAGATCA TGGGCGGTAGTTTTGGTTGAAGTGAGGCCAAATTTGCTATCTGGAGAAATTGAAAAGTTTTTGCTTGAGGATATACGGCAG ATAGGGGATGTTGTGCTTGTAAAGGATGAGAGCGTGATGGAAAATGAACTTAAAATGATCGGCCTAGATACATTG GTAGGATATAATGTTGTTACATCAGATGGGCGCAGTGTGGGCAAG gTCCGTGGTTACACTTTTAATATAAATTCAGGAGCTATGGAGTCGCTTGAGCTTGACCCATTTGGCTTTTCTATCATCCCATCTAGTTTG GTGAGTACTTACTGTTTGTTTGTAGAGGACGTGCTTGAAGTAGTATCAGACACTGTTGTGGTGCATGAACATGCTACTTCTCGTGTACAAAGGTTAACAAAG GGCATTTGGGATACTCGAAGCATGGATAGATCCAGAGATCAGATGGGCGGGTATTCTGATTGTGGAAGAAGAAAAGCATGGTCATTTGACAGTCAAACCAATAACAAAAATTTTACCAGCCAGAAGTTCCCTCGGAAAATGAGAGATGTAGAGGATGAATGGGACCTTCCTATGGACTATTAA
- the LOC105044842 gene encoding uncharacterized protein isoform X8, with amino-acid sequence MCDCYSLAPFLYEFGTLAPRIRGSGLSGRIKGRILAHRWNSRDSDRETNRKGRTLSQDILRNDLKPSSSSIGLSRKASGGFLGTSKNYGAARIRSNSEGISGNSGDNKHKKYDSFDEFVDRRSSSKDGSNPTAGSGDEQESSNIGDSVPSSFDFLELKRELEKEEKESGMEDPKEDELIRSQGPGSDTLNHEEVEGLVGQTGVQGGKKLMRRSNLLAKQVISIQSACSLGFVSQLWVDTRSWAVVLVEVRPNLLSGEIEKFLLEDIRQIGDVVLVKDESVMENELKMIGLDTLDIMLLHQMGAVWAR; translated from the exons ATGTGCGATTGCTATTCTCTAGCTCCTTTCCTGTACGAATTCGGAACCCTAGCTCCAAGAATCCGTGGAAGCGGGCTGTCGGGACGGATCAAAGGTCGAATCCTTGCACACCGGTGGAATTCACGCGACTCGGATCGAGAAACCAATCGAAAAGGTAGAACCTTGTCTCAAGATATCTTGAGAAATGATTTAAAGCCAAGCAGCAGTAGTATAGGGCTTTCAAGAAAGGCTTCTGGTGGATTTCTTGGAACCTCTAAAAACTACGGTGCCGCACGAATTAGATCGAATTCTGAAGGTATTAGCGGTAATTCAGGTGATAACAAGCACAAGAAGTACGATTCCTTTGATGAATTCGTCGACAGACGTTCGAGCAGCAAAGATGGCTCGAATCCGACAGCTGGATCAGGGGATGAGCAAGAAAGTTCAAATATCGGTGATTCGGTTCCatcaagttttgattttcttgagttGAAGAGGGAGTTagagaaagaggaaaaagagagtgGCATGGAAGATCCCAAGGAGGATGAGTTGATTCGTTCTCAAGGTCCGGGAAGTGACACATTGAATCACGAGGAGGTGGAAGGTCTTGTTGGTCAGACGGGAGTGCAAGGTGGAAAGAAGCTGATGAGAAGATCGAATTTATTAGCGAAGCAGGTGATTAGCATTCAATCTGCTTGTAGTTTGGGATTCGTCTCGCAGCTTTGGGTGGACACGAGATCA TGGGCGGTAGTTTTGGTTGAAGTGAGGCCAAATTTGCTATCTGGAGAAATTGAAAAGTTTTTGCTTGAGGATATACGGCAG ATAGGGGATGTTGTGCTTGTAAAGGATGAGAGCGTGATGGAAAATGAACTTAAAATGATCGGCCTAGATACATTG GATATAATGTTGTTACATCAGATGGGCGCAGTGTGGGCAAG GTGA
- the LOC105044842 gene encoding uncharacterized protein isoform X7 has protein sequence MCDCYSLAPFLYEFGTLAPRIRGSGLSGRIKGRILAHRWNSRDSDRETNRKGRTLSQDILRNDLKPSSSSIGLSRKASGGFLGTSKNYGAARIRSNSEGISGNSGDNKHKKYDSFDEFVDRRSSSKDGSNPTAGSGDEQESSNIGDSVPSSFDFLELKRELEKEEKESGMEDPKEDELIRSQGPGSDTLNHEEVEGLVGQTGVQGGKKLMRRSNLLAKQVISIQSACSLGFVSQLWVDTRSWAVVLVEVRPNLLSGEIEKFLLEDIRQIGDVVLVKDESVMENELKMIGLDTLDIMLLHQMGAVWARSYGVA, from the exons ATGTGCGATTGCTATTCTCTAGCTCCTTTCCTGTACGAATTCGGAACCCTAGCTCCAAGAATCCGTGGAAGCGGGCTGTCGGGACGGATCAAAGGTCGAATCCTTGCACACCGGTGGAATTCACGCGACTCGGATCGAGAAACCAATCGAAAAGGTAGAACCTTGTCTCAAGATATCTTGAGAAATGATTTAAAGCCAAGCAGCAGTAGTATAGGGCTTTCAAGAAAGGCTTCTGGTGGATTTCTTGGAACCTCTAAAAACTACGGTGCCGCACGAATTAGATCGAATTCTGAAGGTATTAGCGGTAATTCAGGTGATAACAAGCACAAGAAGTACGATTCCTTTGATGAATTCGTCGACAGACGTTCGAGCAGCAAAGATGGCTCGAATCCGACAGCTGGATCAGGGGATGAGCAAGAAAGTTCAAATATCGGTGATTCGGTTCCatcaagttttgattttcttgagttGAAGAGGGAGTTagagaaagaggaaaaagagagtgGCATGGAAGATCCCAAGGAGGATGAGTTGATTCGTTCTCAAGGTCCGGGAAGTGACACATTGAATCACGAGGAGGTGGAAGGTCTTGTTGGTCAGACGGGAGTGCAAGGTGGAAAGAAGCTGATGAGAAGATCGAATTTATTAGCGAAGCAGGTGATTAGCATTCAATCTGCTTGTAGTTTGGGATTCGTCTCGCAGCTTTGGGTGGACACGAGATCA TGGGCGGTAGTTTTGGTTGAAGTGAGGCCAAATTTGCTATCTGGAGAAATTGAAAAGTTTTTGCTTGAGGATATACGGCAG ATAGGGGATGTTGTGCTTGTAAAGGATGAGAGCGTGATGGAAAATGAACTTAAAATGATCGGCCTAGATACATTG GATATAATGTTGTTACATCAGATGGGCGCAGTGTGGGCAAG GAGCTATGGAGTCGCTTGA
- the LOC105044842 gene encoding uncharacterized protein isoform X6 → MCDCYSLAPFLYEFGTLAPRIRGSGLSGRIKGRILAHRWNSRDSDRETNRKGRTLSQDILRNDLKPSSSSIGLSRKASGGFLGTSKNYGAARIRSNSEGISGNSGDNKHKKYDSFDEFVDRRSSSKDGSNPTAGSGDEQESSNIGDSVPSSFDFLELKRELEKEEKESGMEDPKEDELIRSQGPGSDTLNHEEVEGLVGQTGVQGGKKLMRRSNLLAKQVISIQSACSLGFVSQLWVDTRSWAVVLVEVRPNLLSGEIEKFLLEDIRQIGDVVLVKDESVMENELKMIGLDTLDIMLLHQMGAVWARSVVTLLI, encoded by the exons ATGTGCGATTGCTATTCTCTAGCTCCTTTCCTGTACGAATTCGGAACCCTAGCTCCAAGAATCCGTGGAAGCGGGCTGTCGGGACGGATCAAAGGTCGAATCCTTGCACACCGGTGGAATTCACGCGACTCGGATCGAGAAACCAATCGAAAAGGTAGAACCTTGTCTCAAGATATCTTGAGAAATGATTTAAAGCCAAGCAGCAGTAGTATAGGGCTTTCAAGAAAGGCTTCTGGTGGATTTCTTGGAACCTCTAAAAACTACGGTGCCGCACGAATTAGATCGAATTCTGAAGGTATTAGCGGTAATTCAGGTGATAACAAGCACAAGAAGTACGATTCCTTTGATGAATTCGTCGACAGACGTTCGAGCAGCAAAGATGGCTCGAATCCGACAGCTGGATCAGGGGATGAGCAAGAAAGTTCAAATATCGGTGATTCGGTTCCatcaagttttgattttcttgagttGAAGAGGGAGTTagagaaagaggaaaaagagagtgGCATGGAAGATCCCAAGGAGGATGAGTTGATTCGTTCTCAAGGTCCGGGAAGTGACACATTGAATCACGAGGAGGTGGAAGGTCTTGTTGGTCAGACGGGAGTGCAAGGTGGAAAGAAGCTGATGAGAAGATCGAATTTATTAGCGAAGCAGGTGATTAGCATTCAATCTGCTTGTAGTTTGGGATTCGTCTCGCAGCTTTGGGTGGACACGAGATCA TGGGCGGTAGTTTTGGTTGAAGTGAGGCCAAATTTGCTATCTGGAGAAATTGAAAAGTTTTTGCTTGAGGATATACGGCAG ATAGGGGATGTTGTGCTTGTAAAGGATGAGAGCGTGATGGAAAATGAACTTAAAATGATCGGCCTAGATACATTG GATATAATGTTGTTACATCAGATGGGCGCAGTGTGGGCAAG gTCCGTGGTTACACTTTTAATATAA